A genome region from Brienomyrus brachyistius isolate T26 chromosome 23, BBRACH_0.4, whole genome shotgun sequence includes the following:
- the ppie gene encoding peptidyl-prolyl cis-trans isomerase E translates to MAATKRVLYVGGLAEEVDEKVLHAAFIPFGDITDIQIPLDYETEKHRGFAFIEFESAEDAAAAIDNMNESELFGRTIRVNIAKPMRIKEGSSRPVWSDDDWLKKFSGKTAEEAEGAEPAGEDVSKETQEGEPPAKKGRTNPQVYMDIKIGNKPAGRLRFLLRADVVPMTAENFRCLCTHEKGFGYKGSSFHRIIPQFMCQGGDFTNHNGTGGKSIYGKSKFDDENFVLKHTGPGQLSMANSGPNTNGSQFFITCDKTDWLDGKHVVFGELMEGQEVLRAMEAQGNKDGKTKQKVIISDCGEYV, encoded by the exons ATGGCGGCTACTAAGCGTGTTCTTTATGTCG GCGGGCTCGCGGAGGAGGTGGATGAGAAGGTCCTGCACGCGGCATTTATCCCGTTTGGAGATATCACGGACATCCAGATACCCCTCGATTATGAGACAG AAAAGCACAGAGGGTTCGCCTTCATCGAGTTTGAATCGGCAGAG GATGCCGCTGCAGCCATCGATAACATG AATGAGTCTGAACTCTTTGGCAGAACAATCAGAGTGAACATTGCTAAGCCCATGAGGATAAAGGAAGGTTCTTCTCGGCCAG TATggtcagatgatgattggctgaAGAAGTTCTCTGGGAAGAccgcagaggaagcagaggggGCGGAGCCAGCTGGGGAAGATGTCAGCAAGGAAACACAGGAG GGCGAGCCCCCTGCAAAGAAGGGCAGGACCAACCCCCAAGTCTACATGGACATCAAAATTGGCAACAAGCCAGCGGGCCGCCTACGCTTCCTCCTCCGAGCTGACGTCGTTCCCATGACCGCTG agAACTTCCGCTGCCTGTGCACCCACGAGAAGGGCTTTGGGTACAAAGGTAGCAGCTTCCACCGCATCATCCCGCAGTTCATGTGCCAAGGTGGAGACTTCACCAACCATAACGGCACTGGGGGCAAATCCATCTACGGCAAATCCAAGTTCGACGACGAGAACTTTGTTCTCAAACATACCGGCCCAG GCCAGCTCTCCATGGCCAATTCAGGCCCGAACACCAACGGCTCACAGTTCTTCATCACCTGCGACAAGACAGACTGGCTAGACGGGAAGCATGTGGTGTTTGGGGAGTTGATGGAGGGTCAGGAGGTGCTGCGAGCCATGGAG GCACAAGGTAACAAAGATGGAAAGACCAAGCAGAAGGTGATCATTTCAGACTGTGGAGAATATGTGTGA